In the genome of Bradyrhizobium arachidis, one region contains:
- a CDS encoding regulator: protein MSTLTGTAGKSSFKPALWTSGDWNAFFGFGTNILVNMLVLTGLLRFVLKMPDSLVFGRILPALGLMMCLSTFYYAYLAYRLAQKTGRSDVCALPSGVSVPHMFIVTFVIMLPITLKTGDPLKGWSAGLVWVFFQSFILMIGGFVAPFIRKITPRAALLGTLAGVSVTFISMRPALEMYMTPQIGLVCFAIILVSWFGGVKYWRGIPAGLVAIAAGMIIAWGSNLFGLGLGGLSIAGVGAAFANFGFSVPIPAVGYVFSGFEFLGIILVTAIPFGIYDLVEAMDNVESAEAAGDEYPTTRVLTADGVVSLIGCLMGNPFINAVYIGHPGWKAMGGRIGYSAATGIMVVVLAWFGIISVLLALVPVVAISPILLYIGMLIGAQAFQTTPVKHAPAIVLALTPHLAAWAKLQIDTMLGSTMTAAATVGGMAADKADAVKAAAIAALPQQGVFYHGLEVMGGGSILGGLILGAIGVFIIERDLEKASAFALVGAVLTYFGFMHGEAVGIGGGFGVTPAVALAYAVVSAGLFAASKLGTSEHYAAHPEMHAAPAE, encoded by the coding sequence ATGAGCACATTGACGGGGACGGCCGGCAAGTCCAGCTTCAAACCGGCACTATGGACATCGGGCGACTGGAACGCATTTTTCGGCTTCGGCACCAACATCCTCGTCAACATGCTGGTGCTCACGGGCCTGCTTCGCTTCGTCTTGAAGATGCCTGACAGCCTCGTGTTCGGCCGCATCCTGCCCGCGCTCGGGCTGATGATGTGCCTCTCCACCTTCTATTACGCGTATCTCGCCTATCGCCTAGCGCAGAAGACCGGCCGCAGCGACGTTTGCGCGCTGCCCTCGGGCGTCAGCGTGCCGCACATGTTCATCGTCACCTTCGTGATCATGCTGCCGATCACGCTGAAGACGGGCGATCCGCTCAAGGGCTGGTCGGCCGGCCTCGTCTGGGTGTTCTTCCAGAGTTTCATTCTTATGATCGGTGGCTTCGTTGCCCCATTCATTCGAAAAATCACGCCGCGTGCGGCGCTGCTCGGCACGCTTGCCGGTGTCTCCGTCACCTTCATCTCGATGCGGCCTGCGCTGGAGATGTACATGACGCCGCAGATCGGTCTGGTCTGCTTCGCCATCATCCTGGTGAGCTGGTTCGGCGGCGTGAAATACTGGCGCGGCATTCCCGCGGGCCTCGTCGCCATCGCGGCCGGCATGATCATCGCCTGGGGCTCCAACCTGTTCGGGCTCGGCCTTGGCGGATTGAGCATCGCGGGTGTTGGAGCCGCTTTCGCGAACTTCGGCTTCTCGGTGCCGATCCCGGCCGTGGGCTACGTCTTCTCCGGCTTCGAATTCCTCGGCATCATCCTGGTCACCGCCATTCCGTTTGGCATCTACGACCTCGTCGAGGCCATGGACAATGTCGAGAGCGCTGAAGCGGCCGGCGACGAATATCCGACCACGCGCGTGCTGACCGCCGACGGCGTCGTCAGCCTGATCGGCTGCCTGATGGGCAATCCCTTCATCAACGCGGTCTATATCGGCCATCCCGGCTGGAAGGCGATGGGCGGCCGCATCGGCTATTCCGCTGCGACCGGCATCATGGTCGTGGTGCTGGCCTGGTTCGGCATCATCTCGGTGCTGCTGGCGCTGGTGCCGGTCGTCGCGATCTCGCCGATCCTGCTCTATATCGGCATGCTCATCGGCGCACAGGCGTTCCAGACCACGCCGGTCAAGCACGCGCCCGCGATCGTGCTGGCGCTGACGCCGCATCTTGCGGCCTGGGCCAAGCTCCAGATCGACACCATGCTTGGCTCGACCATGACGGCTGCGGCGACGGTCGGCGGAATGGCCGCCGACAAGGCCGACGCGGTCAAGGCTGCCGCGATCGCCGCGCTGCCGCAGCAGGGCGTATTCTATCACGGCCTGGAGGTGATGGGCGGCGGCTCCATCCTCGGCGGTCTCATCCTGGGTGCGATCGGTGTCTTCATCATCGAGCGCGATCTCGAGAAGGCCTCCGCCTTCGCGCTGGTCGGTGCGGTCCTGACCTACTTCGGCTTCATGCATGGCGAAGCCGTCGGCATCGGCGGCGGCTTTGGCGTGACGCCGGCGGTCGCGCTCGCCTATGCCGTGGTGTCGGCCGGCCTGTTCGCGGCCAGCAAGCTCGGTACCAGCGAGCACTACGCCGCGCATCCGGAGATGCACGCCGCGCCGGCGGAGTAG